One Acinetobacter pullicarnis genomic region harbors:
- a CDS encoding zinc-binding alcohol dehydrogenase family protein, with the protein MQTIAYQKPYPIDETNIFKMVEQATPIATGHDLLVAVNAISINPIDIKARQRTAESNTAWKILGRDAVGQVVAIGEKVTNFKIGDQVFYAGTLNRDGSYAEFQLVDERIVGHKPQSLTDAEAAALPLTSITAFEMLFERLKVQDLVAGQSRNILVIGAAGGVGSIAVQLLKALTDLTVIATASRPTSTQWLQQIGADQILDHSQPLVPQMQQLGLDLPSYIFSITGTDQHLAEIAQLIAPQGRVGLIDDPEHFSIMPFKAKSVSIHWESMFTRSVFQTADMHEQAVILNKVATLVDEGKIKTTMNKHLGRINAENIQQAHSLIETGQSIGKMVLEGF; encoded by the coding sequence ATGCAAACCATCGCTTACCAAAAACCATATCCTATTGATGAAACAAATATTTTTAAGATGGTCGAACAAGCAACACCAATTGCAACAGGCCATGACCTCTTGGTTGCCGTGAACGCAATTTCAATCAATCCGATTGACATCAAAGCCCGCCAACGCACAGCTGAAAGCAATACCGCATGGAAAATCTTGGGTCGTGATGCTGTTGGACAGGTGGTTGCTATAGGTGAGAAAGTAACAAACTTTAAGATAGGTGATCAGGTATTTTATGCTGGAACCTTAAACCGCGATGGTTCTTATGCTGAATTTCAATTGGTTGATGAACGGATTGTTGGACATAAACCGCAATCCTTAACTGATGCAGAAGCTGCGGCACTGCCACTGACTTCAATTACAGCATTTGAAATGTTGTTTGAACGGCTCAAAGTTCAAGATCTCGTTGCCGGTCAAAGTCGCAATATTCTGGTAATTGGCGCTGCTGGTGGTGTGGGTTCCATTGCCGTGCAGTTGTTAAAAGCCTTAACTGATTTAACCGTGATTGCCACTGCTTCACGCCCAACATCCACGCAATGGTTACAACAAATCGGGGCAGATCAGATACTCGATCATAGTCAGCCGCTTGTTCCACAAATGCAGCAACTTGGTCTTGATCTACCCTCTTATATTTTCTCAATTACTGGTACCGATCAACATTTAGCTGAGATCGCACAACTGATTGCCCCACAAGGCCGCGTGGGTTTAATTGATGATCCAGAACATTTTTCGATTATGCCCTTTAAGGCAAAATCAGTCTCAATTCATTGGGAGTCGATGTTTACCCGCTCAGTTTTTCAAACCGCAGATATGCACGAACAAGCTGTGATTTTAAATAAAGTGGCAACCCTGGTGGATGAAGGGAAAATCAAAACCACCATGAACAAACATTTGGGCCGCATCAATGCCGAAAATATTCAACAGGCACATAGCCTGATCGAAACAGGCCAGAGTATTGGGAAGATGGTACTCGAAGGATTTTAA
- a CDS encoding NAD(P)H-quinone oxidoreductase, giving the protein MPQHSSMRQIIITEAGGPEKLAIEQTEIPTPQADEVLVKVHAFGLNRPDILQRQGLYPMPEGVTPVPGLEVAGEVVAVGTAVASYRIGDKVCGLTNGGGYAEYCVVPETQVLPIPENVSFVQAAAIPETFFTVWANVFQMGRAKAGETVLVHGGSSGIGTTALMLCQAFGIKTFTTVGTDDKVAAIASLSHVINYKTQDFEAVIQKETEQQGVDVILDMVGAPYLAANLNLLRRDGRLVYIAFLGGAKAKEVKLGQIMMKRLTITGSTMRARNTAEKALIAKELQQQVLPLWEKGECLPMIYKTFKFDQIQDAHIAMDIGDHVGKIVVEVI; this is encoded by the coding sequence ATGCCACAACACAGCAGCATGCGACAGATCATTATTACTGAGGCGGGTGGTCCAGAAAAACTTGCCATTGAGCAGACTGAAATTCCAACCCCGCAAGCCGATGAGGTCTTGGTCAAAGTACATGCCTTTGGTTTAAATCGTCCAGATATTCTACAGCGTCAAGGCTTATATCCTATGCCAGAAGGGGTTACACCGGTTCCTGGACTAGAAGTTGCTGGTGAAGTTGTGGCGGTGGGCACAGCGGTTGCTTCTTATCGTATTGGGGACAAAGTTTGTGGCTTAACCAATGGCGGTGGTTATGCTGAATATTGTGTGGTGCCTGAAACTCAAGTACTGCCTATTCCAGAGAATGTCAGTTTTGTACAAGCTGCCGCTATTCCAGAAACCTTTTTTACCGTCTGGGCCAACGTATTCCAAATGGGCCGTGCCAAAGCCGGTGAAACGGTATTGGTACATGGTGGAAGCAGTGGCATTGGTACGACTGCACTGATGTTGTGTCAGGCATTCGGAATCAAAACATTTACGACAGTTGGTACCGATGACAAAGTCGCAGCCATTGCTTCTCTGAGCCATGTAATCAACTATAAAACCCAAGATTTTGAAGCAGTTATTCAAAAAGAAACTGAGCAGCAGGGTGTTGATGTCATTTTAGATATGGTGGGAGCGCCGTATTTAGCGGCCAATTTAAATTTGTTGCGTAGAGATGGTCGTTTGGTTTATATCGCTTTCTTAGGCGGTGCAAAAGCCAAAGAGGTGAAATTAGGGCAAATTATGATGAAGCGTCTAACCATTACCGGTTCGACCATGCGCGCACGTAATACCGCTGAAAAAGCATTGATTGCCAAAGAGCTACAGCAACAAGTATTGCCGTTATGGGAAAAAGGCGAATGCTTACCGATGATTTATAAAACTTTTAAGTTTGATCAAATCCAAGATGCGCATATTGCGATGGATATTGGCGATCATGTCGGTAAAATTGTGGTTGAAGTGATCTAA
- a CDS encoding carbon-nitrogen hydrolase family protein: MKIAILQAQSHSGDYAGNIKKLYQYAEQAKANGAALLISPEMFLSGYVLKEAMQHMAKHFPLPQLQHMARELGIAMIIGGPRPVKHGVMNSAYFIDDHGNLLNHYDKTHLFGELDRQQFVKGERAVVITEYQQIKIAMLICYDVEFPETVRAAAGAGAHLIAVPTAQMQPYSFVNTTLIPTRAWENQVYVAYANQVGTEADYHYVGLSCVASPQGKLVVQASIYQEQLLFADISSVMVEKAQMFNPYLSDIRTDLF, translated from the coding sequence ATGAAAATCGCTATTCTACAGGCGCAAAGTCATTCAGGTGATTATGCGGGAAATATCAAGAAACTCTATCAGTATGCAGAACAAGCCAAAGCCAATGGCGCAGCATTGCTAATAAGCCCAGAGATGTTTTTATCAGGCTATGTACTGAAAGAAGCGATGCAGCACATGGCCAAGCACTTTCCTTTGCCACAGTTGCAGCACATGGCACGTGAGTTAGGTATTGCCATGATTATTGGTGGTCCAAGACCAGTCAAACATGGTGTGATGAATAGTGCTTATTTTATTGATGATCATGGCAATTTATTGAATCATTACGATAAAACTCATTTATTTGGTGAGTTAGATCGGCAGCAGTTTGTCAAAGGCGAACGTGCTGTGGTGATAACCGAATATCAACAAATAAAAATTGCCATGCTAATCTGCTATGACGTTGAATTTCCTGAAACAGTACGCGCTGCAGCAGGTGCAGGCGCGCATTTGATTGCAGTCCCAACGGCTCAAATGCAACCCTATAGTTTTGTGAATACTACCCTGATACCGACCCGTGCTTGGGAAAATCAAGTCTATGTTGCTTATGCCAATCAAGTCGGAACCGAAGCTGATTATCACTATGTCGGGCTGAGTTGTGTGGCTTCTCCACAAGGCAAACTTGTGGTGCAGGCTTCGATTTATCAAGAACAACTGCTATTTGCAGATATTTCATCGGTGATGGTAGAAAAGGCGCAGATGTTTAACCCCTATTTGAGCGATATACGCACCGATTTATTTTAA
- the cysN gene encoding sulfate adenylyltransferase subunit CysN, translating to MSHQSDLIGQDILSYLKQHEQKDLLRFLTCGNVDDGKSTLIGRLLYDSKLIYEDQLQAVTRDSKKVGTTGDAPDLALLVDGLQAEREQGITIDVAYRYFSTEKRKFIIADTPGHEQYTRNMATGASTADLAIILIDARYGVQTQTRRHTFIASLLGIETIVVAINKMDLVEFSEARFNEIQQEYDAFVSQLGERRPANILFAPISALNGDNVVNPSAHTPWYQGQTLMQILETVEIRRDSSTRQFRFPVQYVNRPNLDFRGFAGTIALGQVRVGDEIVALPSGRTSTVKEIVTYDGNLTHAIAGQAVTLTLNDEIDISRGNMLVKVGEQPQLSRRARASVVWMNDHPLVLGKLYNIKIGTQTVPAKVSEIHYRVNVNTLEHSQVDQLDLNAIASVTVEFDAPVMFDRYQDSRYTGSFIFIDRLSNVTVGAGMVDAAVEWTADHKKISAEDRAARLGQKPAAVQIPAALLEQAQVLESILLQEGIVAIAKADFTAEQVALLRETGLLVLTSLEQGTDVSFDSTTLETLVEQLVKLVRL from the coding sequence ATGTCTCATCAGTCAGACTTAATCGGTCAGGATATTTTGTCCTACCTCAAACAGCATGAGCAAAAAGACTTATTGCGCTTTCTAACCTGCGGTAATGTCGACGATGGTAAAAGTACCCTAATCGGGCGCTTGTTATATGATTCAAAATTAATTTATGAAGATCAATTACAAGCGGTAACCCGTGACAGCAAAAAAGTCGGAACTACAGGCGATGCACCTGATTTGGCTTTGTTGGTTGATGGCTTACAAGCAGAACGTGAGCAAGGGATCACTATTGATGTGGCTTATCGCTATTTTTCAACGGAAAAGCGTAAGTTTATTATTGCCGATACCCCAGGGCATGAACAATATACCCGTAATATGGCGACAGGTGCTTCGACTGCAGACCTCGCAATTATTTTGATTGATGCACGTTATGGCGTACAGACTCAAACCCGTCGCCATACCTTTATCGCCAGCCTACTTGGGATTGAGACCATTGTGGTTGCCATCAATAAAATGGATTTGGTCGAGTTTTCTGAAGCACGCTTTAATGAAATTCAGCAAGAATATGATGCCTTTGTGAGTCAGCTCGGTGAGCGTCGACCAGCTAATATCTTATTTGCACCGATTTCAGCATTGAATGGCGATAACGTAGTTAATCCATCTGCACATACGCCTTGGTATCAAGGTCAGACCTTGATGCAAATTTTGGAAACGGTTGAAATCCGCCGTGATTCGAGTACGCGTCAATTCCGTTTCCCTGTGCAATATGTCAATCGTCCAAACCTCGATTTCCGTGGTTTTGCTGGGACGATTGCTTTGGGCCAAGTTCGTGTAGGTGATGAAATCGTTGCTTTACCATCGGGTAGAACATCGACGGTCAAAGAAATCGTGACCTATGATGGCAACTTAACACATGCCATTGCTGGGCAAGCCGTGACTTTGACCTTAAACGATGAAATTGATATTTCACGTGGCAATATGTTGGTCAAGGTCGGTGAGCAACCGCAGTTATCGCGTCGTGCACGTGCCAGTGTGGTTTGGATGAATGATCATCCATTGGTATTGGGCAAGCTGTATAACATCAAAATTGGTACACAAACGGTACCTGCGAAAGTTTCTGAAATTCACTATCGCGTTAATGTGAATACGCTTGAGCATAGCCAAGTCGATCAACTTGATCTCAATGCAATTGCCTCTGTCACGGTCGAGTTTGACGCACCAGTGATGTTTGATCGTTACCAAGACAGTCGTTACACCGGTTCATTTATCTTTATTGACCGTTTGAGCAACGTGACGGTTGGTGCAGGTATGGTTGATGCCGCTGTGGAATGGACCGCAGATCATAAAAAGATTTCTGCCGAAGATCGTGCTGCGCGTTTAGGCCAAAAACCTGCTGCTGTGCAAATACCAGCTGCATTACTGGAACAGGCACAGGTCTTAGAGAGCATCCTGCTCCAAGAAGGAATTGTTGCCATTGCTAAAGCAGATTTTACGGCTGAGCAAGTGGCCTTACTTCGCGAAACAGGGCTGTTGGTGTTGACCAGTCTCGAACAAGGGACGGATGTCAGCTTTGACAGTACGACACTTGAAACCTTGGTTGAACAGTTAGTGAAATTGGTACGCTTATAA